The Pseudarthrobacter defluvii DNA window GTGATGGGTCCGCGCCGGACACGTATTGCGGGGTGACGGCGGCGTCGTCGATCACGACACCTGCCGCCTTGGTTCCCGCCTTGGCGGCACCGGCTGCGACGTCGTCCACGGATGCGGCCGCGATGCGGGCCAGGGCTGCGACGTCATCCAGCAGGGCTACGAGGCCGCCGCTCACCGCTGGCCCCCGCGGGTCTTGTGATGAGAGCGCTGAGCATTGAGGGCTGGGTGCGTGATGGGCATGTTCGGAGTATATTGCAGGGCGCCTGCAGGCTCAGCCCTTCTTCAGTTCCTCGGCGAGCATAACTATGATGCCGCTGGGGCCCCGTACGTAGGTGAGCTTGTAGACGTCTTCGTATGTTGCCACTCCCCGCAGCGGGTGGCAGCCGTGCCGTGCGGCGATCTCAAGCGCCTCCTCGATGTTGTCCACTGAGAAGGCAACACGGTGCATGCCGATCTCATTGGGCAGCGTGGGCTCGGTCTCGATCGCATCGGGGTGGATGTATTCGAAGAGTTCGAGGCGGCCGCGTCCATCCGGCGTCTGGAGCATGGCTATTTTGGCGTGGTTGGCGTCAAGGCCGACGGCGGTGTCGGCCCACTCGCCGCTGACGGTCTGGCGGCCCAGGACGGTGAGCCCCAGGTCGGTGAAGAAAGCGATTGCCGCTTCCAGGTCGCGGACGGCGATGCCTACGTTCTCGAGTTTGATGGGCATGTGGCACAGGTTACCAAGCTGGGGATCATGCAGAACAGCACAGGGCCGGCGCAGTTGGCCACGTAGACTCGGCGGGAAAGAGATCCGTTGGGGGGATACATGGTTCTTGGCAGGAGGCGCCCATGCGCGGGCCAGGACATCCTGACGTCTCTGCCCGCATGACACTGCGACCCGCCCGCGGACCATGGACATTCGCCGGGGTGTGCGTAATGGTAGCCGCGCTGACCCTCCTCATCTTCGGCTCGCATCCGGAATCACTGATTCAGCTGCTGCCGGGCTATGTTTTGGCGTACCTGCTGATCGGGGTGTGCATCTTTGGGCCGGTTGGGAAGTGGCCGTCGCCTCGGCAGGCCGTGGCGTTCCTGCTGCCCGGCGCGCTGCTCGTTTTCCTGGCGCTGCTGAACCTGGGCTTTTGGGCCGGTGGCTGGCTGCTTGGGCTCCCGGCATGGGGACTGCTGCTGAGCCGTTGGACGCTTGATAACCCGCTCAAACCTGTCCAGCTGCTGAAGTTCCTGGGACTGCTGGTACTGGGCCTGGCGATGTTCACATTCAACGTCATCTGGGTGGTCTTCACCCCCGGGCTGTTCCTGCTGCCAATCATTCCTCTGGTCCGGCTGGCCTACCCCGAGTACCGGGCAAGGCCATTGCAGGCGGCCGCGGAGATTCTTCTGGCCATTACTGCAGTCGTTCTGGCCTTGGTGATCCCGACACCTGAAGGGTCATGGACCTCGCCCTGGTCCTACGCAGGCGGGGCCGCAACCGCAGGACTGATGATCACGTATTGGGCCTGGCGACTCCCCCGCCGCGTTTCCCCTCCGGGGCGGCTGAGTGACGGCGCTATCGTCTAGGCTCTGTGTTTCTCCTGGCCGCCAAGGGACTCAGCAACAGGGACACAGCCGAAGCGCTGTTCATTTCCGATGCCACAGCGAAAATTGCAGACTTGCGGGACATCCTCGACAAACTGGCGCTGCGGACCAGACTGTTTTGAGGAAGCCTGTGGCACCGGGGCGGGCCTGGAAGAAGACGGTGTGGCCCTTGTCATCCTGAAAGACAGCCCGTGAGCCTGAAACTGTCACCGTGCCTGCCTGATAGGGATTCCCCCATCAAAGGCTCATTCCTGCGCGCCCTGTTCCGGCCAATACTTCTGGGCTCCGGCAGCGGCATCGCGGAGCTCGGTGCCGTCCAGGGTGATGGAACATTCGCCCATACCCATCTCGGTCCACTGTGCAACCAGGCGGAGGTTCCCGGCCGGCGGCAGTGGCCAAAGCCACAGCGACCCGTTTGCGGACATGTCATCTTCGCCGGCGCTGCCGCCCCTGGGTCGGTATTCGAAGACCGGCCCATCAGGTTCCTGGTCCATCGACTTGTGCGGGGCGTACATCGCAAGGGATGAGCTGATGGCCTTGGTGCCGTCCGGGAACTCGACTCCGAATAGGAGGACAGATTCGGCTGGTGTCCCTCTGTTGTGGAGTTGCGGCGCCGGGTGGTGAAAGACAGCGTTGATTTCAGCCCACTCCCGGTCCTCTTGGTCAGTCCGGCGCAACGTCCAGAGCACATCAAAGATGCATCCGGTGGAGTGAACCTTAACGGCTTCGATGGCCAGTACAAAGGCCGGGGACTTGTGAATGATTTGACCACCAGGGACGACGGCGGGAAGTTCGTAACGGGGTGGCGCCACCCAGGGAGGGGGTGTGAACTGAGCCGTCCGCGGTCGGGGAGGCGGCGTCGGGATGGGGTAGTCCTGAAAGAAGGTCATCGGGTGGTTCCCTTCAGTTAGCAGGTTGCGACCGACCAGCGGAACAGCGGCGCGCCACTCTGGATCCCCCAATCCGTCCTTACCGGGCCCAGTTTAGCCCGGACCAGCCCCACAGGTTTTGGCGCGCGCTACGGCACGAGATGGCCGTAAGCCGCTTCCCCTCAACTACGTTAGGGATCATTGTGTCCTCCCCAAGGCAGCCTCCACCCGGGTTAGTAGGACCCCTACAAAATGGCCCCCGTTCCGCCCCGGTAGCGTCGGCTGTACATTGGATTCCGCTTGTACAACCCCGACAGGACCGCCATGAACAGCACCGACACCACCACAAAAACCAGCAAACGGACGGAGCGCCGCCGCTGGAACGGCACCGACCTGGGACTGATCGCCGTCTTCGCCGCCCTCGTGGCCGGCGCAGCCCTGGTGCCGGGGCTGGCCCTGAACGGATTCGGCGTCCCCATCACCTTCCAGACCCTTGCCGTGATGCTCACCGGCCTGGTGCTGGGCCCCGCCCGCGGGTTCGCCGCCGTCGGACTTTACACCCTCCTGGGCCTCGCCGGCCTGCCCATCTTCAGCCAGGGCCGCAGCGGCCTGGGCATCCTCGCCGGGCCCTCGGCCGGCTACATCATCGCCTTCCCCATAGCCGCCGCGGTAGTGGGCTGGCTGGCCACCCTGGTGATCCGCCGCACCACCAGGGCCCGCGCACTGTGGTTCTTCCTGGCCGCCACGGTCACGAGCATCGTGTTCGTGCACACGCTGGGCGTCGTGGGCATCGCCGTGAACTCCAAGGCCACCCTGGAGCAGGCCTTCGTGAGCGACCTGGTCTTCTACCCGGGGGACATCGTCAAGAACGTCCTCGCAGCCGCCATCGCCGTCGCCCTCCACCGGGCTTTCCCGGACGTCCTGGTGCGGCGCGTACGTCGCCGCGCCCTGTCCGCCGCAAGCGCCTAGGACCGCGCCATGCCCGCAGTGGCCTTCCACCAGGTGACCGTCGCCGTCGAAACAGAGGTCTCCCCTCAGCCCAAAGTCCTCCTTGACGGGGTCAATCTCCGGCTGGAGGAAGCCCGCGTCGGCATCATCGGCGCCAACGGCTCCGGCAAATCCACGCTGCTGCGCTTGGTCAACGGGCTCGTCCAGCCCACCAGCGGCACGGTAACGGTCGACGGCGACAGCACAGTAGGTGCCGTCCGGAAGGTCCGGCGCAACGTCGGGTTCGTCTTCACCGATCCCCTGTCCCAGCTGGTGATGCCGACCGGCCGGGAAGATGTGGAGCTGTCCCTGCGCCGGTCGGTAAAGAACGGGTCGGAGCGGCGCCGCCAGGCCGGGGCAGCCCTCAAACGCCTGGGCCTCCTGCGCCTGGCCGATCAAAGCATCTATGAGCTGTCCGGGGGCGAACGGCAGCTCATGGCCCTGGCAGCCGTGCTGGCAGTGAACCCGAGGGTGCTGGTGCTGGACGAGCCCTCCACCCTCCTGGATTTGCGCAACCGCGAACTGCTCCGCAGGACCCTGGCGGACCTGGACCAGCAGATCATCATGTCCACCCACGACCTCGACCTGGCCCTGGAAATGGACCGGGTCCTGGTGATCGAAGCAGGCCGGGTGGCGTTCGACGGCGCCCCCGCGGAAGCCGTGGCAGCCTACCGCTCATGGTGCCTGCGCGGGCTCGAAGCCGAACGGGATGCGCCGTGAGGGGCCACGGCTTCCTCCTGGCCAACTATGTGCCGGGAAACTCAATCCTCCACAGGGCACCGCTGGCACTGAAGTTCCTCCTGGTCATCGCCTGCGGCCTGGCTTCCTTCGCCATCGCGGACTGGCGCATCTCCGCTGCGGTCCTGGCCTTGCTGTGCGGCCTGTTCCTGGCCACGGGCGCCGGGGTGAAAAGGCTGTGGCACGCCGTCCGGCCCCTCGCGCCGGTACTCGTGGTCGTCGGCCTGTTCCAATGGTGGCAGCTCGGCGGTCCCACGGCGGCGCGGATCGTACTGAACATCCTGCTCTGTGTGGTGGCAGCATCACTGCTCACCGCCACCACCCCGATCCAGCGGCTCCTGGACGGCGTGGTGCGGCTGGCGCGTCCCTTCCGAAGGTTCGGCGCCGACCCCGAGCGTTTTGCCCTGACCATCGGCATCATGCTGCGCAGCATCCCGTTCATTGCCGGCACCTTCGCGGACGTCCGCGATTCCGCCAGGGCCCGCGGCCTCGAACGGAACCCCCGCGCGCTGGTCCTGCCGGTGTTCATCACCTCCGTGGCCTATGCGCGCCAAACGGGCGAGGCGCTCGCCGCCCGCGGCCTGGGCGAAGCGGAAGACTGACCGGCCCGGACGCTGGCCGGCGTTAGAGCCGCCGGTACTCCAGGAGCGCCGCCGTGCCCATTCCACCGGCCATGCTGATCATGGCCAGTCCCAGGGCACACTCGGTGTCCGCCCGCCGCGACTGGGCCAGCAGCCGGGTGACCAGCACGGCACCCGACGCACCGTAGGCGTGCCCCAGCGCCAGCGCCCCGCCGTCGAGGTTTGCCCGGCCGGGATCGATGCCCAGCTGGTCCAAACACGCGAGTGTTTGCGAAGCGAACGCCTCGTTGAACTCCACCAGGTCCAGCTCGCCGGCTTTCACGCGCGCGGCAGCCAGCACACCAGTGGCCGCCGGGACTGCACCCATTCCCAGCAGCTGTGGGTCGACGCCGGCGGTTGCCGTACTGCGCACCAGCAGCCCGTCGCGTGCCCCCAGTTCGCGCGCACGCTCCAGAGAAGTGATGACGACGGCGGAGGCAGCGTCCGCGTCAAAGCACGAGTTTCCGGCGGTGACAGTTCCCCCGGGCACGAAGGCGGCCGGGAACCGGCCCATGATGGCCGGGGTAAGGCCAGGACGCGGGCCACCATCAGAAGAGACCGTCCCCGCAGGGGTATCCAGCGGCACGAGTTCGTCCGTGAAGCGTCCGTCCCGGATGGCCGCGAGGGCTTTTCGGTGGCTGGCCAGCGCGAAGGCGTCCTGCCGCTCCCGGGCTACACCGTATTCCTTGGCGACCGTTTCCGCGGCCACGCCCATGTCCGGGTCGCCGAAAGCGTGAGGCACAAACTGGGCGCGCCGATAAAAGTCCGCGCCGCCGTCGTCCGTCCGGTGGGCGCGCAGGGGCGCGGTGCTGGTGCTCTCCACTCCCCCTGCCAGGTACAGCGGGCTGCCTCCGGCCGCGACCAGGCGGGCGGCCAGGACGATTGCGTCCAGGCCCGAGCCGCACTGCCGGTCCACGGTGATCCCGGGCACGCCAACCGGAAGTCCGGCTTCCAGCAGCGCGAGGCGTGCGACGTTGCCTCCGCCACCCACGGCGTTGCCGATCACCACGTCTGTGACAGAGGCGGGATCAAGGGTAAGCCCAGCGACGAGCGACCGCAGGACCGGCGCCAGGAGTTCGTGGGCGCGCAGGTTCCGCAATGCACCGTTCACGGGGCACACAGGAGTCCGGCGGGCGGCAATGATGACGGGCTGGCGGTCGGGTGGCAGGAAGTCAGGCGCCAAGTGCACGCACCCTGGGATCCCGGGCGTTGATCCAGTCCAGGAACACGTTCCGGCTGACCTTACCGCGGTCCGTGACGGGAAGCTCCTGGAGGAGGTAGTACTGCAAGGGCCGCTTGTGCCGGGACAGGATGTCCTCCAGGCCGGCCCGGAGCTGTGTGGCAGTTATTCCGCCATGGGATGGCAGCACGCCGGCTACCACGCGCTGGCCGCGCAAGTCATCGGGCATCCCGGCGGCGACGGCTGCCGCAACCCCGGGGACGGCCGCCAATGCCAGCTCCACCTCGTGCGGGTAGACGTTCCGGCCCGCGGTGAGGATCATGTCGCCACGGCGGCCCAGAATGTGCACCTCACCGTCCGCGAGATAGCCCTGGTCCCCCACGGTGTACCAGTCGCCAAAGGACCGCAGCGCTTCGCCGTCGTCACCCCACAGGTAACCGTTGCTCACCATTCCACTCCGGACGCAGATGTTGCCGTAACCGCCGTCGGGGACCGGGGCGCCGTTGTCATCCAGGATCCGCACGTCGACCCCGGGAAAAGGCCTGCCGATTCCGGTTCCGCCGGCGGTGGCAGGCTGTCCAGGGGCCAGGCCCAGGCCGGACACGAAGCTCAGTTCGGAGGCGCCGTAGTACTCGTAGATGGTGGCGTTCGGGGCCCAGCGGCGGGCCGCTTCCAGGGTCCGGGCGTCGAGCTTGGAGCCGGCGCAGATGATGCTGCGGATCCCGGAAGCGTCCACGCATCCGGTCATGCCGCGTTCGCTGAGCATCCGCAGCATGGTGGGTACCAGGACCAGCCGGGTGACGCGGTCGTGCGTGATGGCAGCGTGGACGTCGCCGACGTCGAACGTCTCCAGTGTCTGGAACTCCGAACCCGCGTAGAGGCACTCGGCCAGGGCGTAGAGGTTAAGGCTTGCCACCAGCGGGCCGGGGGCAAGGGTGACGTCGTCCCGCCGGAGCCCGAAGAACTCGATGGAAGCCTCGAAGGACTGCTGCCAGGACCGCCGGGAGCGGGTGAACGCCTTGGGCACCGCCGTGGTTCCGGAGGTGAGGCCGATCAGGAAGCTGGAGTCCGGAGTCCCGTCGGCCAGCTGGTCATCCGGGGACACCGGGGCGGGATCGGCGCGTGCTTCCACCCGCCGGACGATGTCTTCCTGCAACGCTGCGGGCCAGCCCGGATCCAGGACTGCGCATTGCCGGCCACCCGCCACGGCGGCTGCAAATTTCACCGCAAAACCCACCGAATTGGCCTCACACAGCGCGGTGACCGACTTGGTCCCGGCCACCAGCTCAGCGGCGGCGTCCCGCAGTTCCGCCCAGTCCAGGCGCTTCCCGGCGATTACGACGGCGGTGTCGTGCGGCCGCTGCCCGGCCCAGCGCTGGAGCTTGTCGAGGAAAGGCACAGACCAACTTTACCGGCCGGCCAGATTGAGCGCCGGGCCCGCGGGTAATGTGACGTTATGAGTTTCAATGACAATGTGCAGCTTGACCCCTCCCAGGTCCAGGACCGACGGGGCATGGGCACCGGAGTGAAGGTGGGCGGCGGAATTGGCGGCGGCCTGGTGCTGCTCGTTGCCCTCCTGCTCGGCATCAACCCCAACATGCTTGGCGGCCTGACCGACGGCGGCACAGCGGGGCAGTCCCAAGGCACGGCCCCGGCCTGCAAAACCGGGGCGGACGCCGACGCCCGGCTGGACTGCCGGATCACCGGCACCGTCAACAGCCTCAACGCGTTCTGGCCCGGCTACCTCAAACAGTACAAGGTGCAGTACCCGCAGCCTGAGGCAGTGATCTTCAGCGGCGGCACCAACACCGGCTGCGGGGCCGCCACCTCCGAGGTGGGCCCGTTCTACTGCCCCACGGACACCACCGCCTACTTCGATCCCGGCTTCTTCCAGGAACTCGTGGACCGCTTTGGATCCTCCGGCGGTCCCCTGGCCCAGGAGTACGTGGTAGCCCACGAGTTTGGCCATCACGTCCAGAACCTGCTCGGCGACCTGAAGCGGGCGCAGCAGGATCCCCAGGGACCGGAGTCCGGCTCCGTCCGCACCGAACTGCAGGCTGACTGCTACGCCGGCCTCTGGGCCAAGTACGCCTCCACCACTCCGGACCCTGCTACCGGTCAGCCCTATCTGGAACCCCTGACCCAGCAGGACGTGAACGACGCGTTGTCCGCCGCCGCATCGGTGGGTGACGACCGGATCCAAAAGGCCGCGACCGGGCGCGTCTCCCCCGAGGGCTGGACCCACGGCTCCAGTGCAGAACGCCAGCGCTGGTTCTCCCGCGGCTACCAGACCGGCGACATCAACCAGTGCGACACGTTCTCCGCGGCAACCCTCTAACCCCATCGTGCAACTCCATCGGTTGCTGAGTAACTGCCGTTTTGAGAGGTCATAACGGCATTTACGCAGCAATCGATGAGCCAACGACGACGGGCGGTTACCTTCCCCTTGGAAGGTAACCGCCCGTCGTCGTACTTATAGCAGTGGGGACTTAGATGTTGAAGCCGAGGGCCCGCATCTGGTCCTTGCCGTCATCGGTGATCCGCTCGGGACCCCAAGGCGGCATCCATACCCAGTTCAGGCGCCAGTCGTCCACGACGCCGTCCAGGGCCTGGCCCACCTGCTCCTCGAGCACGTCGGTGAGCGGGCAGGCGGCGGTGGTCAGCGTCATGTCGATCAGGAGCGCGCCGTCGTCGTCGGAGTACTTAAGGCCGTAGAGCAGGCCCAGGTCCACAACGTTCACGCCGAGCTCAGGATCGATGACGTCCTTGAGCGCCTCTTCGACGTCCTCCAGGGCCGTGCGGCCCGCCTTTATTTCGGTCATGACAAGTCCTAACTAGGCCTGTACTGCGGCCGGAGGCGCGACGGTGGCTGCGCCGGCGCCCTTGGCGTAACGGTCGTAGCCTTCTTCCTCAAGGCGGTCGGCCAGTTCGGGGCCGCCCTCCTCAACAACCTGGCCGTCCACGAACACGTGGACGAATTCAGGCTTGATGTAGCGGAGGATGCGAGTGTAGTGGGTGATGAGCAAGGTGCCC harbors:
- a CDS encoding VOC family protein, giving the protein MPIKLENVGIAVRDLEAAIAFFTDLGLTVLGRQTVSGEWADTAVGLDANHAKIAMLQTPDGRGRLELFEYIHPDAIETEPTLPNEIGMHRVAFSVDNIEEALEIAARHGCHPLRGVATYEDVYKLTYVRGPSGIIVMLAEELKKG
- a CDS encoding biotin transporter BioY; translated protein: MNSTDTTTKTSKRTERRRWNGTDLGLIAVFAALVAGAALVPGLALNGFGVPITFQTLAVMLTGLVLGPARGFAAVGLYTLLGLAGLPIFSQGRSGLGILAGPSAGYIIAFPIAAAVVGWLATLVIRRTTRARALWFFLAATVTSIVFVHTLGVVGIAVNSKATLEQAFVSDLVFYPGDIVKNVLAAAIAVALHRAFPDVLVRRVRRRALSAASA
- a CDS encoding energy-coupling factor ABC transporter ATP-binding protein, producing the protein MPAVAFHQVTVAVETEVSPQPKVLLDGVNLRLEEARVGIIGANGSGKSTLLRLVNGLVQPTSGTVTVDGDSTVGAVRKVRRNVGFVFTDPLSQLVMPTGREDVELSLRRSVKNGSERRRQAGAALKRLGLLRLADQSIYELSGGERQLMALAAVLAVNPRVLVLDEPSTLLDLRNRELLRRTLADLDQQIIMSTHDLDLALEMDRVLVIEAGRVAFDGAPAEAVAAYRSWCLRGLEAERDAP
- a CDS encoding energy-coupling factor transporter transmembrane component T family protein, translating into MRGHGFLLANYVPGNSILHRAPLALKFLLVIACGLASFAIADWRISAAVLALLCGLFLATGAGVKRLWHAVRPLAPVLVVVGLFQWWQLGGPTAARIVLNILLCVVAASLLTATTPIQRLLDGVVRLARPFRRFGADPERFALTIGIMLRSIPFIAGTFADVRDSARARGLERNPRALVLPVFITSVAYARQTGEALAARGLGEAED
- a CDS encoding thiolase family protein gives rise to the protein MAPDFLPPDRQPVIIAARRTPVCPVNGALRNLRAHELLAPVLRSLVAGLTLDPASVTDVVIGNAVGGGGNVARLALLEAGLPVGVPGITVDRQCGSGLDAIVLAARLVAAGGSPLYLAGGVESTSTAPLRAHRTDDGGADFYRRAQFVPHAFGDPDMGVAAETVAKEYGVARERQDAFALASHRKALAAIRDGRFTDELVPLDTPAGTVSSDGGPRPGLTPAIMGRFPAAFVPGGTVTAGNSCFDADAASAVVITSLERARELGARDGLLVRSTATAGVDPQLLGMGAVPAATGVLAAARVKAGELDLVEFNEAFASQTLACLDQLGIDPGRANLDGGALALGHAYGASGAVLVTRLLAQSRRADTECALGLAMISMAGGMGTAALLEYRRL
- a CDS encoding class I adenylate-forming enzyme family protein — protein: MPFLDKLQRWAGQRPHDTAVVIAGKRLDWAELRDAAAELVAGTKSVTALCEANSVGFAVKFAAAVAGGRQCAVLDPGWPAALQEDIVRRVEARADPAPVSPDDQLADGTPDSSFLIGLTSGTTAVPKAFTRSRRSWQQSFEASIEFFGLRRDDVTLAPGPLVASLNLYALAECLYAGSEFQTLETFDVGDVHAAITHDRVTRLVLVPTMLRMLSERGMTGCVDASGIRSIICAGSKLDARTLEAARRWAPNATIYEYYGASELSFVSGLGLAPGQPATAGGTGIGRPFPGVDVRILDDNGAPVPDGGYGNICVRSGMVSNGYLWGDDGEALRSFGDWYTVGDQGYLADGEVHILGRRGDMILTAGRNVYPHEVELALAAVPGVAAAVAAGMPDDLRGQRVVAGVLPSHGGITATQLRAGLEDILSRHKRPLQYYLLQELPVTDRGKVSRNVFLDWINARDPRVRALGA
- the ypfJ gene encoding KPN_02809 family neutral zinc metallopeptidase, with protein sequence MSFNDNVQLDPSQVQDRRGMGTGVKVGGGIGGGLVLLVALLLGINPNMLGGLTDGGTAGQSQGTAPACKTGADADARLDCRITGTVNSLNAFWPGYLKQYKVQYPQPEAVIFSGGTNTGCGAATSEVGPFYCPTDTTAYFDPGFFQELVDRFGSSGGPLAQEYVVAHEFGHHVQNLLGDLKRAQQDPQGPESGSVRTELQADCYAGLWAKYASTTPDPATGQPYLEPLTQQDVNDALSAAASVGDDRIQKAATGRVSPEGWTHGSSAERQRWFSRGYQTGDINQCDTFSAATL
- a CDS encoding metal-sulfur cluster assembly factor: MTEIKAGRTALEDVEEALKDVIDPELGVNVVDLGLLYGLKYSDDDGALLIDMTLTTAACPLTDVLEEQVGQALDGVVDDWRLNWVWMPPWGPERITDDGKDQMRALGFNI